A window of the Halichoerus grypus chromosome 2, mHalGry1.hap1.1, whole genome shotgun sequence genome harbors these coding sequences:
- the PSMC3IP gene encoding homologous-pairing protein 2 homolog isoform X1 has protein sequence MSKGRAEAAGGAPGILLRYLQEQNRPYSAQDMFGNLQREHGLGKAAVVKALEQLAQQGKIKEKVYGKQKIYFADQDQFAMVSDADLQSLDAKIVALTAKVQSLQQGCRHMEAELKELTSALTTPEMQKEIQELKKECADYRERLKNIKAATNHVTPEEKERVYSERQKYCKEWRKRKRMATELSDAILEGYPKSKKQFFEEVGIETDEDYNVKLPDP, from the exons ATGAGTAAAGGCCGGGCGGAGGCCGCGGGGGGAG CCCCCGGGATCCTCCTGAGGTACCTGCAGGAGCAGAACCGGCCCTACAGCGCCCAGGACATGTTCGGGAACCTGCAGCGGGAACACGGACTGGGCAAGGCG GCGGTGGTGAAGGCGCTAGAGCAGCTGGCCCAGCAAGGCAAAATCAAAGAGAAGGTGTACGGCAAGCAGAAGATCTATTTTGCCGACCAG GACCAGTTTGCCATGGTGAGTGACGCCGACCTCCAAAGCCTGGATGCCAAAATCGTGGCCCTCACGGCTAAGGTGCAGAGCCTACAGCAGGGCTGCCGCCACATGGAGGCTG AGCTGAAGGAGTTAACTAGTGCCCTGACCACACCGGAGATGCAGAAAGAGATCCAGGAGTTGAAGAAGGAATGTGCTGACTacagagagagactgaagaaTATAAAAGCAGCCACCAACCACGTGACTCCGGAAGAGAAAGAGCGG GTGTACAGCGAGAGGCAGAAGTACTGCAAGGAGTGGAGGAAGCGGAAGAGGATG GCAACAGAGCTGTCGGATGCAATTCTGGAAGGATACCCCAAGAGCAAGAAGCAGTTCTTT gaggaAGTCGGGATAGAGACAGATGAGGATTACAACGTGAAGCTCCCAGACCCTTGA
- the PSMC3IP gene encoding homologous-pairing protein 2 homolog isoform X2, which yields MSKGRAEAAGGAPGILLRYLQEQNRPYSAQDMFGNLQREHGLGKADQFAMVSDADLQSLDAKIVALTAKVQSLQQGCRHMEAELKELTSALTTPEMQKEIQELKKECADYRERLKNIKAATNHVTPEEKERVYSERQKYCKEWRKRKRMATELSDAILEGYPKSKKQFFEEVGIETDEDYNVKLPDP from the exons ATGAGTAAAGGCCGGGCGGAGGCCGCGGGGGGAG CCCCCGGGATCCTCCTGAGGTACCTGCAGGAGCAGAACCGGCCCTACAGCGCCCAGGACATGTTCGGGAACCTGCAGCGGGAACACGGACTGGGCAAGGCG GACCAGTTTGCCATGGTGAGTGACGCCGACCTCCAAAGCCTGGATGCCAAAATCGTGGCCCTCACGGCTAAGGTGCAGAGCCTACAGCAGGGCTGCCGCCACATGGAGGCTG AGCTGAAGGAGTTAACTAGTGCCCTGACCACACCGGAGATGCAGAAAGAGATCCAGGAGTTGAAGAAGGAATGTGCTGACTacagagagagactgaagaaTATAAAAGCAGCCACCAACCACGTGACTCCGGAAGAGAAAGAGCGG GTGTACAGCGAGAGGCAGAAGTACTGCAAGGAGTGGAGGAAGCGGAAGAGGATG GCAACAGAGCTGTCGGATGCAATTCTGGAAGGATACCCCAAGAGCAAGAAGCAGTTCTTT gaggaAGTCGGGATAGAGACAGATGAGGATTACAACGTGAAGCTCCCAGACCCTTGA